From a single Kitasatospora sp. NBC_00458 genomic region:
- a CDS encoding amino acid adenylation domain-containing protein has translation MLSRRLRARTAPRRAIGRRAADAPVPLSFAQERLWFMEQFAPGTAAYNIPVVRRLRGPLEADALRRALDASVARHETLRSRYPATEDGRPVLAVDPPGPAALTVADADDEAHAERLVDEASAVPFDLERGPLLRALLIRLAADDHVLLLVVHHSVSDGWSSEVLLGEILRGYAAYAAGRPDPLPELAVQYGDFAIWQRERLSGGRLAAEVAHWARELAGVEPLELAFSRPRPPRQTFDGAGYGFAVDRGLLDRLTALGKRHDATVHMVLLAAFQALLSRYSGQRDFAVGSPIAGRPEPELEPLVGMFVNVLALPARLEGDPAFTELLRRTRETCLEAYAHQELPFAQLVTELKVPRDVTRPPVFQAVLAVQNYATQREAVGEPPFDVAPFGVRASGTRFDLELFLQEWPQGLQGSFNYNTDLFAEADVARLAGHLGRLLTAVAADPDTPLSALDDLPAAERAFEIDEFNDTAVDRPDTTLTALVAEQIARTPDAVAVAFEGKPALTYRQLDAAADRIAARLAAEGVGPGSLVAISAERSPELVAGLLGVLRTGAGYTPLEPDYPAERLAFLLADSAAPVLLTQRRLPVPDGCTARVLLLDDPGEWPKARSRAAGPAGPAPDDTAYLIYTSGSTGRPKGVPNTHRAIANRIHWMQDAYRIGPGDAVLQKTPAGFDVSVWEFFWPLTTGARIVLAKPGGQKDSGYLRDLIVRAGVTVAHFVPAMLTVFLAEDGIEQCTALRRVVCSGEALPPDTAREFTTRLPGCALANLYGPTEAAVDVSAWECEGPPETVPIGLPIDNTRLYVLDAALRPVPPGAPGELHIGGTAVALGYHRRPGLTAARFVPDPYGPPGSRLYRTGDLARRRPDGALEHLGRIDQQVKIRGLRIEPGETEAALRARPGIADAAVVVREDRPGDKRLVGYLVPAPGADEPDPAALRAALKRSLPDHQVPTAFAVLPALPLTPNGKLDRRALPAPKLRRDAGATAPATPAERVLAEIWAEVLGLPEVGTDEDFFDLGGHSLLATQVVAKARRRLAEAGARPVSVMDLFTCRTVRDLAALASLDEQDRGPRRLLHRLTRPVPADRRRLTLVCVPYGGGSAVVYQPVADLLPADTELWAVAIPGHDIGVTEQHVPFDELAEQLAAEVRERVDGPVVVYGHCGVGTALAVATARLLEASGRELEAVYAGAQFPFAKPRSRVLTALSGLASLEPLLGDRVYVNWLTGMGVDTSELDQDQIRFIVGNMRRDSKAAEAYFTRAIAEVAAGAPRLRAPLVSLVGDHDPAADFYQERYREWLLLAERSAVAVLDQGGHFFVKYRAAEVAEAVTTVHRAVLAGETGALPGRAPENSWWFHGETGPPAPAAGTAAGSPSEAPAAGPAGSPAVGAAAGEPEADGPQPGLGRFLAVAAGQLVSITGSALTEFALPVWILLETGSMARYALYAVVAMLPGILVGPLAGALVDRLDRRRVMLAGDVAAGATQAAMLALLLAGQLHSWTVYVLLGVLSVALTFQRLAYASAVPQIVPKQYLGHANGIVQLAFGAAQFVVPLVAVAMMSAIGLRGILIIDVASYALAIGILLVVRFPRTLPWTRRESLTEEIKQGFGYSWRNRGFRAMLLWFAGLNVFLSPLFLLVTPMVLAFDDLDGAARVAVAGGAGALLGGVAMGFWGGPRRHRLRGMLGLAALLALAGAVTGLHAGLWVIAAGAFGMSFALSLVNGVYSTIVQVKVPQRFHGRVFALNTLVAWSTLPLGHGVIAPLGSAVFGPLMEPGGALAPVFGPLIGTGPGRGIALMYVLFGLAMLVLVLVGLRLPALARFDRDVPDAEPDDLVGLRERARAAAARRAAEEAAGQAARRTGTDAAHPVHTDPAPRAKAGAE, from the coding sequence CTGCTCAGCCGCCGGCTGCGCGCCCGCACCGCGCCGCGCCGGGCGATCGGGCGCCGTGCCGCCGACGCGCCCGTGCCGCTCTCCTTCGCCCAGGAACGGCTCTGGTTCATGGAGCAGTTCGCACCGGGCACCGCCGCGTACAACATCCCGGTGGTCCGGCGGCTGCGGGGGCCGCTGGAAGCCGACGCGCTGCGCCGCGCCCTGGACGCCTCGGTCGCCCGGCACGAGACGCTCCGCTCCCGCTACCCGGCCACCGAGGACGGCCGCCCGGTGCTGGCCGTCGACCCGCCCGGCCCGGCCGCGCTCACCGTGGCCGACGCCGACGACGAGGCGCACGCCGAGCGGCTGGTCGACGAGGCCTCCGCCGTCCCCTTCGACCTCGAACGCGGCCCGCTGCTGCGCGCCCTGCTGATCCGCCTCGCCGCCGACGACCACGTCCTGCTGCTGGTCGTCCACCACAGCGTCAGCGACGGCTGGTCCAGCGAGGTCCTGCTCGGCGAGATCCTCCGCGGCTACGCCGCGTACGCCGCCGGACGCCCTGACCCGCTGCCGGAACTCGCCGTCCAGTACGGCGACTTCGCGATCTGGCAGCGCGAGCGGCTGAGCGGCGGGCGGCTCGCCGCCGAGGTCGCGCACTGGGCCCGCGAACTGGCCGGCGTCGAACCGCTGGAGCTCGCCTTCTCCCGCCCCCGGCCGCCCCGGCAGACCTTCGACGGCGCAGGCTACGGCTTCGCCGTCGACCGCGGGCTGCTCGACCGGCTCACCGCCCTCGGCAAGCGGCACGACGCCACCGTGCACATGGTGCTGCTCGCCGCCTTCCAGGCCCTGCTCTCCCGCTACAGCGGCCAGCGCGACTTCGCCGTCGGCTCGCCGATCGCCGGCCGCCCCGAGCCCGAACTCGAACCGCTCGTCGGTATGTTCGTCAACGTGCTGGCGCTGCCCGCCCGGCTGGAGGGCGACCCGGCCTTCACCGAGCTGCTCCGCCGCACCCGGGAGACCTGCCTGGAGGCCTACGCCCACCAGGAGCTCCCCTTCGCCCAGCTGGTCACCGAGCTCAAGGTGCCCCGCGACGTCACCCGGCCGCCGGTCTTCCAGGCCGTCCTCGCCGTCCAGAACTACGCCACCCAGCGCGAGGCCGTCGGCGAACCTCCCTTCGACGTAGCGCCGTTCGGAGTGCGCGCCAGCGGCACCCGGTTCGACCTGGAACTCTTCCTCCAGGAGTGGCCGCAGGGCCTGCAGGGCTCGTTCAACTACAACACCGACCTGTTCGCCGAGGCCGACGTCGCCCGCCTCGCCGGACACCTCGGCCGGCTGCTCACCGCCGTCGCCGCCGACCCCGACACCCCGCTGTCCGCCCTCGACGACCTCCCGGCCGCCGAACGCGCCTTCGAGATCGACGAGTTCAACGACACCGCGGTCGACCGGCCGGACACCACGCTGACCGCCCTGGTCGCCGAGCAGATCGCCCGCACCCCGGACGCCGTCGCCGTCGCCTTCGAGGGGAAGCCGGCGCTGACCTACCGCCAGCTCGACGCCGCCGCCGACCGGATCGCCGCCCGCCTCGCCGCCGAGGGCGTCGGCCCCGGCAGCCTGGTCGCGATCAGCGCCGAACGCTCGCCCGAACTCGTCGCCGGCCTGCTCGGCGTGCTCCGCACCGGCGCCGGCTACACCCCCCTCGAACCCGACTACCCCGCCGAGCGGCTCGCCTTCCTGCTCGCCGACAGCGCCGCACCCGTCCTGCTCACCCAGCGCCGCCTCCCCGTCCCGGACGGCTGCACCGCCAGGGTCCTGCTGCTCGACGACCCCGGCGAGTGGCCCAAGGCCAGGAGCAGAGCCGCCGGCCCGGCCGGACCCGCCCCCGACGACACCGCCTACCTGATCTACACCTCCGGCTCCACCGGCCGCCCCAAGGGCGTCCCCAACACCCACCGGGCCATCGCCAACCGCATCCACTGGATGCAGGACGCCTACCGGATCGGCCCCGGGGACGCCGTCCTGCAGAAGACCCCGGCCGGATTCGACGTCTCCGTCTGGGAGTTCTTCTGGCCGCTCACCACCGGCGCCCGGATCGTCCTCGCCAAGCCCGGCGGCCAGAAGGACAGCGGCTACCTGCGCGACCTGATCGTGCGGGCCGGCGTCACCGTCGCCCACTTCGTCCCCGCGATGCTCACCGTCTTCCTCGCCGAGGACGGCATCGAGCAGTGCACCGCGCTGCGCCGCGTGGTCTGCAGCGGCGAGGCCCTCCCGCCCGACACCGCACGGGAGTTCACCACCCGCCTGCCCGGCTGCGCACTCGCCAACCTGTACGGGCCCACCGAGGCCGCCGTCGACGTCTCCGCCTGGGAGTGCGAGGGCCCGCCGGAGACCGTCCCGATCGGCCTGCCGATCGACAACACCCGCCTGTACGTGCTGGACGCGGCGCTCCGCCCGGTGCCGCCCGGCGCCCCCGGCGAACTGCACATCGGCGGCACCGCCGTCGCCCTCGGCTACCACCGCAGACCCGGCCTCACCGCCGCCCGCTTCGTCCCCGATCCCTACGGCCCGCCCGGCTCCCGGCTCTACCGCACCGGCGACCTCGCCCGCCGCCGCCCCGACGGCGCCCTCGAACACCTCGGCCGGATCGACCAGCAGGTGAAGATCCGCGGCCTGCGGATCGAGCCCGGCGAGACCGAGGCCGCCCTGCGCGCCCGGCCCGGCATCGCCGACGCCGCCGTGGTCGTCCGCGAGGACCGGCCCGGCGACAAGCGCCTGGTCGGCTACCTCGTCCCCGCGCCCGGCGCCGACGAACCCGACCCCGCCGCGCTGCGCGCCGCGCTCAAGCGCAGCCTGCCCGACCACCAGGTGCCCACCGCCTTCGCCGTCCTGCCCGCCCTGCCGCTCACCCCCAACGGCAAGCTCGACCGCCGGGCCCTGCCCGCCCCGAAGCTGCGCCGCGACGCCGGCGCCACCGCACCCGCCACTCCCGCCGAGCGGGTGCTCGCCGAGATCTGGGCCGAGGTGCTCGGCCTGCCCGAGGTCGGCACCGACGAGGACTTCTTCGACCTCGGCGGCCACTCCCTGCTCGCCACCCAGGTGGTCGCCAAGGCCCGCAGGCGGCTCGCCGAGGCCGGCGCCCGCCCGGTCAGCGTGATGGACCTCTTCACCTGCCGCACCGTCCGCGACCTCGCCGCGCTCGCCTCCCTCGACGAGCAGGACCGCGGCCCGCGCCGGCTCCTGCACCGCCTCACCCGGCCCGTCCCCGCCGACCGCCGCCGGCTCACCCTGGTCTGCGTCCCGTACGGGGGCGGCAGCGCGGTCGTCTACCAGCCGGTCGCCGACCTGCTGCCCGCCGACACCGAACTGTGGGCGGTGGCCATCCCCGGCCACGACATCGGCGTCACCGAACAGCACGTCCCCTTCGACGAGTTGGCCGAGCAGCTGGCCGCCGAGGTGCGCGAGCGGGTGGACGGTCCGGTGGTCGTCTACGGCCACTGCGGCGTCGGCACCGCGCTGGCCGTGGCCACCGCCCGCCTGCTGGAGGCCTCCGGCCGCGAACTGGAGGCGGTGTACGCCGGCGCCCAGTTCCCCTTCGCCAAGCCGCGCAGCAGGGTGCTCACCGCGCTCAGCGGACTCGCCTCGCTGGAGCCGCTGCTCGGCGACCGGGTCTACGTCAACTGGCTCACCGGCATGGGCGTCGACACCTCCGAACTCGACCAGGACCAGATCCGGTTCATCGTCGGCAACATGCGCCGCGACTCGAAGGCCGCCGAGGCGTACTTCACCCGCGCCATCGCGGAGGTCGCCGCCGGCGCGCCCCGGCTGCGCGCGCCGCTCGTCTCGCTGGTCGGCGACCACGACCCGGCCGCCGACTTCTACCAGGAGCGCTACCGCGAGTGGCTGCTGCTCGCCGAGCGCTCCGCCGTCGCCGTGCTCGACCAGGGCGGGCACTTCTTCGTCAAGTACCGGGCCGCCGAGGTCGCCGAGGCCGTCACCACCGTGCACCGCGCCGTCCTGGCGGGGGAGACCGGCGCCCTGCCGGGCCGGGCACCCGAGAACTCCTGGTGGTTCCACGGCGAGACCGGCCCGCCCGCCCCGGCGGCGGGCACCGCGGCGGGCTCCCCGTCGGAGGCCCCGGCAGCAGGTCCGGCGGGCTCCCCGGCGGTGGGCGCCGCCGCGGGGGAGCCGGAGGCGGACGGCCCGCAGCCCGGCCTCGGCCGCTTCCTCGCCGTCGCCGCCGGACAGCTGGTCTCGATCACCGGCTCGGCGCTCACCGAGTTCGCGCTGCCGGTCTGGATCCTGCTGGAGACCGGCTCGATGGCCCGGTACGCGCTCTACGCCGTCGTCGCCATGCTCCCCGGCATCCTGGTCGGCCCGCTGGCCGGCGCCTTGGTCGACCGGCTCGACCGGCGGAGGGTCATGCTCGCCGGGGACGTCGCGGCCGGCGCCACCCAGGCCGCGATGCTCGCGCTGCTGCTCGCCGGGCAGCTGCACTCCTGGACGGTCTACGTGCTGCTCGGCGTGCTCTCGGTCGCCCTCACCTTCCAACGCCTCGCCTACGCCTCCGCGGTGCCCCAGATCGTGCCCAAGCAGTACCTGGGACACGCCAACGGGATCGTCCAGCTGGCCTTCGGCGCGGCGCAGTTCGTCGTCCCGCTGGTGGCGGTGGCGATGATGTCGGCGATCGGCCTGCGCGGCATCCTGATCATCGACGTGGCCAGCTACGCGCTCGCGATCGGCATCCTGCTCGTGGTGCGGTTCCCCCGGACGCTGCCCTGGACCAGGCGCGAGTCGCTCACCGAGGAGATCAAGCAGGGCTTCGGCTACTCCTGGCGCAACCGGGGGTTCCGGGCCATGCTGCTCTGGTTCGCCGGGCTGAACGTCTTCCTCTCCCCGCTGTTCCTGCTCGTCACCCCGATGGTGCTCGCCTTCGACGACCTGGACGGCGCCGCCCGGGTGGCCGTGGCGGGCGGCGCGGGCGCGCTGCTCGGCGGCGTCGCGATGGGGTTCTGGGGCGGGCCGCGCCGGCACCGGCTGCGCGGCATGCTCGGCCTGGCCGCCCTGCTCGCCCTGGCCGGGGCCGTCACCGGCCTGCACGCCGGGCTCTGGGTGATCGCCGCCGGGGCGTTCGGGATGTCCTTCGCGCTCTCGCTGGTCAACGGCGTCTACTCGACGATCGTCCAGGTCAAGGTGCCGCAGCGGTTCCACGGCCGGGTCTTCGCGCTCAACACGCTGGTGGCCTGGTCCACCCTGCCGCTCGGCCACGGCGTCATCGCCCCGCTCGGCTCGGCCGTGTTCGGCCCGCTGATGGAGCCCGGCGGCGCGCTCGCCCCGGTCTTCGGCCCGCTGATCGGCACCGGGCCCGGGCGCGGCATCGCCCTGATGTACGTGCTGTTCGGCCTGGCCATGCTGGTGCTGGTCCTCGTCGGGCTGCGGCTGCCCGCGCTCGCCCGCTTCGACCGGGACGTGCCCGACGCCGAACCCGACGACCTGGTCGGCCTGCGGGAACGGGCCCGCGCCGCGGCCGCCCGCCGGGCCGCCGAGGAGGCCGCCGGGCAGGCCGCGCGCCGGACCGGGACGGACGCGGCGCACCCGGTGCACACGGACCCCGCACCGCGGGCGAAGGCGGGCGCCGAGTGA
- a CDS encoding amino acid adenylation domain-containing protein → MSRTVQEYEHRPARPSTNGSPTAPQQPATGHESAGHGPVGHESAAGPQAGVLTVGQERLWFLDQMDPGDPAYNIPLVLRLTGDLAPGSLSAALDGAVARHEALRTRFPAEDGRPAAVVEPPAHLPLDLVDLRDRPHPEADLAAALAERTNRGFDLAAGPLLRAALLRTGEREHVLCLVVHHIAADGWSLGLLRTELADRYAAHRAGRPLDLPAPPSYTAHAAAERAWLAGPEAAEAVEYWRGRLSGAPALELPLDRPRPAGPGSTGAFHTRILRGAGPELEAFARARRLTPFMVLAAAYQVLLHRCTGQDDFCVGVPTAARTTVESESTVGYFSSALVLRADLAGAPSFDALLRRVRADWLGALGHGRVPFEQLAEELRPDRDPGRTPLFQTLLTVHTQGGGALDEHAFADLLCAETDGGHTAAKFELALDVRPDGADLQAVFGYRTDLLDEERVVRLGRRFETLLRAALTAPDTPVHLLPLLDAAELAAVAGESAGPPLPAHPATVLDAIDLAAGAEPAAVALIGPEETLDRSRLKDASEELAARLAAGGVRRGDLVAFCLPRGPRAVVAMLAAWRAGAGYLPLDPEYPAARLAFMLADSGAAVLVTADGAPVEGLAADLPVLPVLPVLPAPGSGPGAAAAAPARLPAGAAAGPDDPAYLVYTSGSTGTPKGVLVPHRALAARVAWMRDGYGITAADRVLQYASLSFDTCAEEVFPALAAGAALVVAGAGAALPDQLAEPSAAGLTVLDLPTPYWHRLTADLDATAWPPGLRLLILGADQVAPEAVAAWRARFGDTVRLVNSYGPTETTVIATTADLTAADAKHRPPIGRPIGATSVAVLDRHGTPVPPGTPGELVVGGAGVTDGYLGRPGATARAFVPDPDGPPGSRRYRTGDLVRHRADGALEFLGRIDAQVKVRGYRIEPGEVESALLARPGIGQAAVVARGDSLVGYVVPAPGAAAPDPAALRADLAAVLPAHLVPNALVALDALPLTPNGKLDRRALPAPDTRPELRAAYLAPRTEAEELVAEVWQEVLGLDRVGVHDDFFDLGGHSLLATRVIARIRGTADLAVPLRTLFTHRTVAAFADAVEAALVAELDALSDDAAEELLAAQDAPEGTATPS, encoded by the coding sequence ATGTCCAGGACCGTCCAGGAGTACGAGCACCGGCCTGCCCGGCCGTCCACGAACGGCTCGCCGACCGCGCCGCAACAGCCCGCCACCGGGCACGAGTCCGCCGGGCACGGGCCCGTCGGGCACGAGTCCGCCGCCGGGCCGCAGGCCGGCGTCCTCACCGTCGGGCAGGAACGCCTCTGGTTCCTCGACCAGATGGACCCAGGCGACCCCGCCTACAACATCCCGCTCGTCCTGCGCCTCACCGGCGACCTGGCGCCCGGGTCGCTGTCCGCCGCCCTCGACGGCGCGGTGGCCCGGCACGAGGCACTGCGCACCCGCTTCCCGGCCGAGGACGGCCGCCCGGCCGCCGTGGTCGAGCCGCCCGCGCACCTCCCGCTCGACCTGGTCGACCTGCGCGACCGGCCCCACCCGGAGGCGGACCTCGCGGCCGCGCTCGCCGAACGCACCAACCGCGGCTTCGACCTGGCCGCCGGCCCGCTGCTGCGCGCCGCCCTGCTGCGCACCGGCGAGCGCGAGCACGTGCTCTGCCTCGTCGTGCACCACATCGCCGCCGACGGCTGGTCGCTCGGCCTGCTCCGCACCGAACTCGCCGACCGCTACGCCGCGCACCGCGCCGGCCGGCCGCTCGACCTGCCCGCCCCGCCGTCCTACACCGCCCACGCCGCCGCCGAACGCGCCTGGCTCGCCGGGCCGGAGGCCGCCGAGGCGGTGGAGTACTGGCGCGGGCGACTGTCCGGCGCGCCCGCGCTGGAGCTGCCGCTGGACCGCCCCCGGCCCGCCGGTCCGGGCAGCACGGGCGCCTTCCACACCCGGATCCTGCGCGGCGCCGGCCCCGAGCTGGAGGCCTTCGCCCGCGCCCGCCGGCTGACCCCGTTCATGGTGCTGGCCGCCGCCTACCAGGTGCTGCTGCACCGCTGCACCGGCCAGGACGACTTCTGCGTCGGCGTGCCCACCGCGGCCCGCACCACCGTCGAGAGCGAGTCGACGGTCGGCTACTTCTCCTCCGCCCTGGTGCTCCGCGCCGACCTCGCGGGCGCGCCGAGCTTCGACGCGCTGCTGCGGCGGGTCCGCGCCGACTGGCTGGGTGCGCTCGGCCACGGCCGGGTGCCGTTCGAGCAGCTCGCCGAGGAGCTGCGGCCGGACCGCGACCCGGGCCGCACCCCGCTGTTCCAGACCCTGCTCACGGTGCACACCCAGGGCGGCGGCGCGCTGGACGAGCACGCGTTCGCCGACCTGCTCTGCGCCGAGACCGACGGCGGCCACACCGCCGCCAAGTTCGAACTCGCCCTGGACGTCCGGCCGGACGGCGCCGACCTGCAGGCCGTGTTCGGCTACCGGACCGACCTGCTGGACGAGGAGCGGGTGGTCCGGCTCGGCCGCCGCTTCGAGACCCTGCTGCGGGCCGCGCTCACCGCCCCGGACACCCCCGTCCACCTGCTGCCGCTGCTGGACGCCGCCGAACTCGCCGCGGTGGCGGGGGAGTCCGCCGGACCGCCGCTGCCCGCCCACCCGGCCACCGTCCTCGACGCGATCGACCTCGCCGCCGGGGCCGAGCCCGCGGCGGTCGCCCTGATCGGACCGGAGGAGACCCTCGACAGGTCCCGACTCAAGGACGCGTCCGAGGAGTTGGCGGCACGGCTGGCGGCCGGCGGGGTGCGGCGCGGTGACCTGGTGGCGTTCTGCCTGCCGCGCGGGCCGCGCGCGGTGGTCGCGATGCTGGCGGCCTGGCGCGCCGGCGCCGGCTACCTGCCGCTCGACCCGGAGTACCCGGCCGCCCGGCTCGCCTTCATGCTCGCCGACAGCGGCGCGGCCGTGCTGGTCACCGCCGACGGCGCACCCGTCGAGGGCCTCGCCGCCGACCTCCCGGTGCTCCCCGTCCTCCCCGTCCTCCCCGCGCCGGGGAGCGGCCCGGGCGCGGCCGCCGCGGCTCCCGCGCGGCTCCCCGCCGGGGCCGCAGCCGGCCCGGACGACCCCGCCTACCTCGTCTACACCTCCGGCTCGACCGGCACCCCCAAGGGCGTCCTGGTCCCGCACCGCGCGCTGGCCGCCCGGGTGGCCTGGATGCGCGACGGCTACGGCATCACCGCCGCCGACCGGGTCCTCCAGTACGCCTCGCTCTCCTTCGACACCTGTGCCGAGGAGGTGTTCCCGGCCCTCGCGGCGGGCGCCGCCCTGGTGGTCGCCGGCGCCGGCGCCGCGCTGCCGGACCAGCTCGCCGAACCGTCCGCCGCCGGCCTCACCGTCCTCGACCTGCCCACGCCCTACTGGCACCGGCTGACCGCCGACCTCGACGCCACGGCCTGGCCGCCCGGCCTGCGCCTGCTGATCCTCGGCGCCGACCAGGTCGCCCCCGAGGCCGTCGCCGCCTGGCGGGCCCGCTTCGGCGACACCGTCCGGCTGGTCAACTCCTACGGCCCCACCGAGACCACCGTCATCGCCACCACCGCCGACCTCACCGCCGCCGACGCGAAGCACCGACCGCCGATCGGCCGACCGATCGGCGCCACCAGCGTCGCCGTGCTCGACCGCCACGGCACCCCCGTACCGCCCGGCACCCCGGGCGAGCTGGTCGTCGGCGGGGCGGGCGTCACCGACGGCTACCTCGGCCGGCCCGGCGCCACCGCCCGCGCCTTCGTCCCCGACCCGGACGGCCCGCCCGGCTCCCGCCGCTACCGCACCGGCGACCTGGTCCGCCACCGCGCCGACGGCGCCCTGGAGTTCCTCGGCCGGATCGACGCCCAGGTCAAGGTGCGCGGCTACCGGATCGAGCCCGGCGAGGTCGAGTCGGCGCTGCTGGCCCGGCCCGGCATCGGCCAGGCCGCGGTGGTGGCCCGCGGCGACAGCCTGGTCGGCTACGTCGTGCCCGCGCCCGGCGCCGCGGCGCCCGACCCGGCCGCGCTGCGCGCCGACCTGGCCGCCGTGCTCCCCGCCCACCTGGTGCCCAACGCGCTGGTCGCCCTCGACGCCCTGCCGCTCACGCCCAACGGCAAGCTCGACCGCCGGGCCCTGCCGGCCCCCGACACCCGCCCCGAACTGCGCGCCGCCTACCTCGCCCCGCGCACCGAGGCGGAGGAACTGGTCGCCGAGGTCTGGCAGGAGGTGCTCGGCCTCGACCGGGTCGGCGTCCACGACGACTTCTTCGACCTCGGCGGCCACTCCCTGCTCGCCACCCGGGTCATCGCCCGGATCCGCGGCACGGCCGACCTGGCCGTCCCGCTGCGCACCCTCTTCACCCACCGCACGGTGGCCGCCTTCGCCGACGCCGTCGAAGCCGCCCTGGTCGCCGAGCTCGACGCACTGTCCGACGACGCCGCCGAGGAGCTGCTCGCCGCGCAGGACGCCCCGGAAGGGACCGCAACGCCCTCATGA
- a CDS encoding glycoside hydrolase domain-containing protein — MADEMVMRAQRFLNTVYGSRIGIIDEDGRTGWPTMFALTKALQIELGITALSNTFGPTTLSTLATKYPALNASTVPSGNFGQIIQSALYCKGYDGGGFDGTYNARVQAGVARLKLDMGVDGLMPGSDLTPKVFKALLTMDAYVTVNSGTQEIRAVQRWLNGRYLNRRDFYAIPCDGHNSRDVAKAMLFAVQFELGMADGTANGVFGPGTQAGIKSHTVSQGSQGTWVELFSAGMVLNSRPNAFTSSFDSALAGAVRDFQSFAALPVSGTGDFSTWASLLVSYGDQARKGAACDGVTRITPARAAALKAEGITYVGRYLTNPLVVKDPTKDLPEKAIQEGELATIAANGLRCFPIYQTYGRDASNFTYTAGRTAGQAAVNAALDHGFKAGTRIFFAVDFDAMDSDITSNVLPHFKGIQDAMADDGNRYQIGVYGPRNVCTRVSQAGHSTASFVSDMSSGFSGNYGYPLPADWAYDQIVTRTVGSGAGSIEIDNNIASGRDTGQNSFDPPRPVKADVRLDMTVWSAMQTDVGKYMESLGYPNDGGMRSYQHWKCFQTTVIEHDELITELSNRYNLRKALIQTSAYWEMRHIAPDDLLAWDAVILAFNTTGHFEDTSAGIAKQRGLTLLGAHNNAVRKGYITGGSILDKTNDEHLYNCWKASYDSETTALTNVALIDLWDIDGKPEGDDDSPAMRSPRLDYVDSEIYDVLRRYQGPGNEAYKEAKKRMGLYYVMEKYNSISRNR, encoded by the coding sequence ATGGCCGATGAAATGGTGATGCGGGCCCAGCGGTTCCTGAACACCGTGTACGGCAGTCGGATCGGCATCATCGACGAGGACGGCCGGACCGGCTGGCCCACGATGTTCGCGCTGACGAAGGCCCTCCAGATCGAGCTCGGCATCACGGCGCTCTCGAACACCTTCGGTCCGACGACACTGTCGACCCTGGCGACGAAGTACCCGGCGCTCAACGCCTCCACCGTGCCCTCGGGGAACTTCGGCCAGATCATCCAGTCGGCCCTCTACTGCAAGGGCTACGACGGCGGCGGCTTCGACGGCACCTACAACGCGCGGGTCCAGGCGGGCGTGGCCCGGCTCAAGCTCGACATGGGCGTGGACGGCCTGATGCCCGGCAGCGACCTGACGCCCAAGGTGTTCAAGGCCCTGCTGACCATGGACGCCTACGTCACGGTCAACTCCGGGACGCAGGAGATCCGTGCCGTCCAGCGCTGGCTCAACGGCCGTTACCTGAACCGCCGCGACTTCTACGCCATCCCCTGCGACGGCCACAACTCGCGGGACGTCGCCAAGGCGATGCTGTTCGCCGTCCAGTTCGAGCTGGGCATGGCCGACGGGACGGCCAACGGCGTCTTCGGACCGGGCACCCAGGCGGGGATCAAGTCCCACACGGTGTCGCAGGGGTCGCAGGGCACCTGGGTCGAGCTGTTCTCGGCGGGCATGGTCCTGAACAGCCGCCCGAACGCGTTCACCTCCTCCTTCGACTCCGCGCTCGCGGGCGCCGTCCGGGACTTCCAGTCGTTCGCGGCGCTCCCGGTCAGCGGCACCGGGGACTTCTCCACCTGGGCCTCCCTGCTGGTGTCCTACGGCGACCAGGCGCGCAAGGGTGCGGCCTGCGACGGCGTCACCAGGATCACCCCGGCCCGCGCGGCGGCCCTCAAGGCCGAGGGCATCACCTACGTGGGGCGCTACCTCACCAATCCGCTGGTGGTGAAGGACCCGACGAAGGACCTCCCCGAGAAGGCGATCCAGGAGGGCGAGCTGGCGACGATCGCCGCCAACGGCCTGCGCTGCTTCCCGATCTACCAGACCTACGGGCGGGACGCCTCGAACTTCACCTACACGGCGGGCCGGACCGCCGGGCAGGCGGCGGTGAACGCCGCGCTGGACCACGGCTTCAAGGCCGGGACGCGGATCTTCTTCGCGGTCGACTTCGACGCCATGGACTCCGACATCACGTCCAACGTGCTGCCGCACTTCAAGGGCATCCAGGACGCGATGGCCGACGACGGGAACCGGTACCAGATCGGGGTGTACGGGCCGCGCAACGTCTGCACCCGGGTCTCCCAGGCCGGCCACTCCACGGCCTCGTTCGTCTCGGACATGTCCTCCGGGTTCTCCGGCAACTACGGCTACCCGCTGCCGGCCGACTGGGCGTACGACCAGATCGTCACCCGCACCGTCGGGAGCGGCGCCGGCTCGATCGAGATCGACAACAACATCGCCTCGGGCCGCGACACCGGTCAGAACTCCTTCGACCCGCCGCGCCCGGTGAAGGCCGACGTCCGGCTGGACATGACGGTGTGGTCCGCGATGCAGACGGACGTCGGCAAGTACATGGAGTCGCTGGGCTACCCGAACGACGGCGGGATGCGCAGCTACCAGCACTGGAAGTGCTTCCAGACGACGGTGATCGAGCACGACGAACTCATCACCGAGCTGTCGAACCGGTACAACCTGCGCAAGGCCCTGATCCAGACCTCGGCCTACTGGGAGATGCGCCACATCGCACCGGACGACCTGCTGGCCTGGGATGCCGTGATCCTGGCGTTCAACACCACGGGCCACTTCGAGGACACCTCGGCGGGCATCGCCAAGCAGCGCGGGCTGACGCTCCTCGGCGCGCACAACAACGCCGTCCGCAAGGGCTACATCACCGGCGGGTCGATCCTCGACAAGACCAACGACGAGCACCTGTACAACTGCTGGAAGGCCTCGTACGACTCCGAGACCACGGCCCTGACCAACGTGGCGCTCATCGACCTGTGGGACATCGACGGCAAGCCCGAGGGCGACGACGACTCACCGGCCATGCGGTCGCCGCGCCTGGACTACGTCGACTCGGAGATCTACGACGTCCTGCGCCGCTACCAGGGGCCGGGGAACGAGGCCTACAAGGAGGCCAAGAAGCGGATGGGACTGTACTACGTGATGGAGAAGTACAACTCCATCTCCCGCAACCGCTGA